CAAATTCAGAACTTTGTAAGTTGTGGTGAAAGAGAGACCCATGGCtactggaattccaataaatgGAATCCACCTTGTTGCTTCCTCTGCTGCAATTAAAGCAACTGTTCCCGCAAGTTGGGCTATCACCTTCAAGAGGAGATCTTTAGTTATTTCTGCTGCAGCCAGTGGTGAAATGATGACGGCACACAGATCAGCATAGGGCACACCTGTTCTCGCAGAAAGTCTCTTCAGAGACGGGACATCAAGACCAAACGCATGAACATAATGTGTGACAGCAACAACCAGCACAGCAGCATCAACAGCAATAGAAAGACCAGGAAGTGGAACAGCTGCTACAGCTGCAGACAGAGTagcatagtattttattttggacTGAAAAGCTTTTTTCTTCTTGATGATGATCTCTGGGTTGATGTTGGGCATGACGAACAGCAGAGTGTCCCTCTTGTTTTTAGGAAGGTCTCTCTCTAAGGTCTGCTGCAAGAGAGAGAAGTCGTACAGGTGGAGCTCAAAGCTGGACACCAGGAAGACCTGCGGAGACTCGATGCCTAATCCTCTGAGTCCTGCATCACAGAAGGAACACATGTTAACATTATATAAATCTATAAAGTGATCAAACTCGGGTCTAAGTGATCAGAAACTCACTGTGAACACAGTCGTCTCTGATTTTTGTAAGAGTCTCCTCTTCAATGAagtctctctttcttctttcgGCGCGTAAATTGTCATCAATCTTTGACCGAAGAAAGTAGAactttttcttcatcttctgAATCTCCTGAGCGAGTTTCACGTCATTTTCTCTGAAACGAGTGTctgagatgatgatgaagaagtcAAACTTCTCAAATCCAACAAGCTCCAGGTACTTCTTAGCTGGAAACTTTGTGGTACCGATTCCAGGAAGATCCCATAAAGTAACATTGGGATAGTTTGGATGGGGGTACTCTGTGACCTCTATGGTGGTTTCTGTAACACCAGTGGGAGCAGCTCCCTCATCATCATCGGACATCCCTCTGAGGGCGTTAACAAAGGTGGATTTCCCAGAACCAGTTTCCCCTGTGATGGCGATATTTAGTGGAatattattttctctttctaaATATTGTTGAATccttgcagctgctgctgcagtgtcGTTGTTTTCCAGGTTTTCTCTCACTCCAGGAATTTCTTCAGGATGTGAATCATTTGGATCCTCCATGCTGATCctgaaacagaaaaggaaaacctGAGAAAACTTCACTTTTATCTGTGACAACAGAATTGAAATCACATTATAAAATCAAAGCTGATGTATCAGATTTCACAGAATACTGTAGAAAAATATGTTTGTACTTCTTTTGGGGAAAACTGTCAAACAGTTGAAATTGTCTGTGTAACGGGCCGGAGCAGGACCCAAACACCGGACTCAGAAACCCGAGCAATAAACTCAAAAGTGGTTTTAT
Above is a window of Oreochromis niloticus isolate F11D_XX linkage group LG19, O_niloticus_UMD_NMBU, whole genome shotgun sequence DNA encoding:
- the LOC100697043 gene encoding interferon-inducible GTPase 5-like is translated as MEDPNDSHPEEIPGVRENLENNDTAAAAARIQQYLERENNIPLNIAITGETGSGKSTFVNALRGMSDDDEGAAPTGVTETTIEVTEYPHPNYPNVTLWDLPGIGTTKFPAKKYLELVGFEKFDFFIIISDTRFRENDVKLAQEIQKMKKKFYFLRSKIDDNLRAERRKRDFIEEETLTKIRDDCVHRLRGLGIESPQVFLVSSFELHLYDFSLLQQTLERDLPKNKRDTLLFVMPNINPEIIIKKKKAFQSKIKYYATLSAAVAAVPLPGLSIAVDAAVLVVAVTHYVHAFGLDVPSLKRLSARTGVPYADLCAVIISPLAAAEITKDLLLKVIAQLAGTVALIAAEEATRWIPFIGIPVAMGLSFTTTYKVLNLLLEKLADDAQRVFERTLV